Sequence from the Helianthus annuus cultivar XRQ/B chromosome 13, HanXRQr2.0-SUNRISE, whole genome shotgun sequence genome:
CGCGATACAACCGAAGAATTGAggaaatgtgatgcttgtcaaattCATGCACCAATTCCAAGAAGTCCCAAGCATGACTTAgtcccaataacctcggcatggtCATTCCACAAATGGGGGATGGACATTGTTGGCCCATTTCccccaagcaaagggggagtaaaattcttaCTGGTGGCAGTagattatttcaccaaatggCCCGAAGTCAAACCACTTGCCAGAATCACGGGAAAACCGGTCATTGACTTTgtttgggaaaacatcatttGCCGTTATGGATTGCCGGGAGTACTTGTCACTGACAACGGAAGACAATTTGCAGAGAAGCCTTTCAGCACTTGGTGCAAGGAATACAAAATCGATCAGGTTTTTAGCTCAGTGGCTTATCCGCAATCAAACGGTCAGGTGGAAAGAGCAAATAGAAGTATAGTAGAAGTCAACAAGACAAGATTGGGAAGATACGAAAGCAACTGGCTTGAAGAATTGCCTAGTGTcctatgggcaattagaacaaccgaaaaaacaagccataagaaaacaccttatagcttggtattcgGATCCGAAGCTGTGATCCCCGCTAagataggagttgtaacccaaacAATTGTCAACATGaatcccgaaacaaaccaaaaagagatcatgttgaatttacaactcctagaggaagcaaGAGATCAAGCCGCAATTCAAGAGGCCAAATACAAGCAACAGATGAAAGCTTACTACAACAAAAAAGTCAAGAACGAACGTTTCAAGCCAGGGACCTggtcctcagaaacaacgaagccAGCAAGAAAGAAAATcaaggaaagcttggcccaaaatgggaaggcccatacaccatccttgaagcacacAAAGGTGGATCCTACAAGCTGACTGactcagaaggcaaaaggcttccaaggcattaGAACGGCAAAACCCTGAAAAGGTTCCATGTTTAAAcaggaaagtttggtttgtatcaaaatgtaTCTCAAGCAGAATTATGAATGTCTTTTGTAAAAAGCAAGTATTTCTGAAATGAATGAAGTtgctttatcaaacttgtctttctatcctaagatcaggttgagaacctagcaaaaaactccatggcaagggccatgtaaggggatgagctcccaggccacatcgctcaataggttcaagggttgaatgaacctatataaggggtgatttcctaaatcaatacaactccatgagacttgtTAAGAAAACCTAAAATTGTCTCATAGATGGGtgtgaacagcctacaccaaatgttccctAAGCCTTAAAATTATAATCAACAAAAAGGCTTGAAAAATTCAAGTGAAAaccaaagaaataataaaaaggaTAGGTGCTagatcttcttgttaaaaataccaaggctaagtgtctgcagcactgaacccttttaGGTGTGACAAACATAAGGGCAGCACAAACTGGACAAAGACAAAGTTACAAAAGGACAAAGAGAATCTAAAAGAACAAAATCACTTGGACAAAAATCACAAAGATACAAACCAAGTCAGGCCACAAGTCtaagaagccttcaaggcttcaagccaCCCGAGGAACAACTCGAAACCCTAAAGGCTTCAACCTACTAACAGACAGCCAAAAGGCTTGGAAGGTTAAAGCCAAACAGACTGTCTTAACAAAAACAGACACAAGTCtaaaaacataacataaataagaaAGTTAAGACATCATACCATGTCAAAGAAAGCCCTAAAAGACTTCCAAACATAAGTTAAGGCAAGTCCTAGTAACTTGCAAATCTAACCATTGTTCAAACGGCCACACAGGCCTTCAACAcaaccaacaggaaccttaagggtccctgaaaacctaatattgtttaagggttacaaaccataaattgtttttagtgctaagaaagctacgaattaAGAATCAACAGACTTGGAAACTCCAGAACCTTCGCCCTTGGTCTTCTTTGTTTTCTTCAGCTTCTTAGTCTTTAAACTTCCATCACCCCCCACCGCTGAAGCCTCCAAGCTTGCATCCTTAGGAATATCTGGCTGACCTGAAAGGGTATGATCACTATCCCCCGAATAAGATCTCTTCCTTGAAAGAGAACCCAAGATTTCGGCACAAACTTTTTCATTTGGGCCCTCCGGTTTCAAGTCCTGCAACACagtaagaggcttaccaaaacaagCAGAAACTTGATGGATGTAAGGATAGgtcagtttctccatttgctcaACGGAGCCTTTAAAAACGTCAGAAGCCTCAGGACGAAATAGAGGTGACTTCTCCAAAGGATGGCCGGATTCATGAAGCTTATAACCAGCAATGAGGCCTTGGTGTTTCCCCAGGTTGAGAAGCTTAGTATAAACATCGCCAAGGGCAGAATTGAACTCCTTGGAATGTAAAAGATAAGTAACAACCTGCTGGAAACCTTGCTCAAGTAACCCCTGATTGTCAGCGGTAGAACGAACAACTGAAGCCTTCAACCCCTCTTTCTCCTCACGAAAAGCCTGTTGCTGAACAGCCAAAGTCTCCCGGTCAGCTTTTAACTTCAATAAGTTAGCCTCAAAACTCTTTTTCCAATCACCCATCTCAATCTCATGCATCTTCTTCAAGTCACTAACCTTCTTTTCCCATGCTGCTTCTTTCTCGGCAAAACCATCTATCTCCTTTTTCATCGAGGCCATGGAGGATTTCATGTTATCCTTCTTCTTGGAAAATTCTTCATATTCCTGCATCCTTTGACGAAAACGGGCAATACCTTGAGGAAGCATAGCAGCAAGGTTACAAGTACTCAAAAACATCCGAGACAACATCAAGTCATCATCCATCCCGGCAATGGTCTTGTGCACTGAAGGAGGAGCAATgtgactaagagcatcctcacaaacagcagcatctttGAAGCTGTCATCATTCTTCACCAACTAAGTAGGCACATAAATCCCTTCCGGATCTaacccttcaacgtccctgctTGAAGATTCCTGAACAGGGGTAACAACAACCTTCTTGCCTGGAACCTTTTTACCATGAACAACTAATTCTTTATCCTTCTCAGCACCTGCTTCACCACCTTGATCTTCCGaaacttcaatatcatcactcaagtacactggttcagtagaagtggattgaggaccaGCTTTCAACAACCGACGAGAAGATCGGCGGGTCGAAGACTTGGGAGCGTTGGACTTAGAAAAACCCTTGACATTGGCAACACTAACATAACCtgtgccctcaaacctttgctcaaCAGTTCTAACCACAACATTCTCGCTAGGAACAGACGGAGCATCCCCAAATACAACATCAGAAGTATCATCACTTTTGATAAAATCCAAAGCAGACATGActacaaaaaacaaaacaaaagcaaATAAGTCATAAGTCAGAAAAAATGCAAAAAGGGCAAAAAGGGAAAATGCATACCCACGCCATTTCTCATTAGtaccggatcccgatcggctttACCCCAAAtgttactaacccctaaaagaaCTAACAAATGTTCAGGGAAGGGACGAACCCCCGAAGGGCACCCCCGGATGGCTGTAAGAAAAGCATCATTCAATTCAGATTCAGAGGGCTCCGGATCATTGAGAATagcatccggatgcctccacaccatCTTGAAAGGAATAATAGACTCGGAAACCCAGAAAAAGCGATCCTTCCAGGTCCCAAGTGTTGTAACCATAGACGAGATGAGGCAAGAATCAACCTTTGATGTTTCAAAGGTGAACTAGTCGCCATTCTTGGCCAAACGGAAAAACCGCCGAAAGAGCAACAAGGAAGGATCATATCCAAGAGCACGACACAAAACCTCAAAATGCAAAACCTTAGCCATCCCcttcggatgaacttgcccaaaagaaacccgatAATACtccaacaagttcaaaacaaaaaGCGAAAAGGGATAACGAAGATTCGAAAATTGAAAATGACGGCAGTAAAGGGCAATCGAACCGGGGATCGGTTTATCAACAGGAACATCACAAGCATGAGCAATTGGGTTAAATTTTCTATCAATACCATATTCCATACAAAATAAATCTACCTCCTCTTGTGTTAACCGAGAAAAAGATTTTGCTAAGTCCTTACGAGCACCCatttttgaaaaacagaaaatgaagaATGCAAGGTGTAAAGGAAACCGAAACTAACCTTAGAGAAGGAAGGAAATGGCAGAAACTTGGAAAAATTATGAATAAAATGGATAGGATTTgcaaatataaaataaatgtaaacctaCAATAGGGGTAATAATGGCAAACAGTAACTTCTGTAAAACCGCCACCCTATCAACTGCcatacatcaatcaaatcaattgtcagttatttaaaattcaaattcaaatattaACTGCCTTCAACCTTTCAAGCCTTCAAGCAACGAACCCTCGAAACCTTCAGGCAATAAAatacatgcataaaagtcagaagtctttgagctcattacccaaaaacctctgacttggggggctgatgacgggggtagcctatgactaaataaaatgactaaatatatAAATGCTCAAAtggttaaacggttcaatggttGAAAAGCTGTGAGATGGGAAAAGCGAGGCGGAAACAGTGGCCAGTCACATCCGGAGATCGCTTAACCAACCCATAGCcgcaaaagcaaagcaggtctgcacaatgcacgctattatccaggggtcaaaagcctTTAACCCCCGAAAGGGGAAAACCCTCCACTACAAGCAAGGTTACTAGTCTAATACATTCTACTTCGGGAGATGTCTTCTCTTATaaattgacacttcatttacttcaGAAAACATCTCCTAGCCAGCTCTGATTCtctaatctctggtcattcatgTGGAGTACTTGCTTACATACAAGTCACTCCTTttcacatccaccacacacattcCATTTGCTACCACTTCCGAATCTGAGTACATTTCAGAGAAGGATCTTCAGCAAATAACAACAATAAACTagtaaacctccttccacgtcttgcaaacgtggggggggggaccccacgacctgcgttaggcaaaattaaacccttcaacccttttgcctaaccaacccAGCTGCTACcattggtcttgtatttgttgcatcaacacatatatatataaaacaattaGTTTGAAGTATGTTAATGATGTAATAATCTAAGTAGAAATTATCCCCCGCTTAAAAACTTAGAAACATTTGTAGGAAAATGAGTATTAAACCTCTGAGTGTTGGGATATGCTAAAccgtaaaaaaaataataataaataaaaaaataatgtccTGAGAAACCttataaaataaaatcaaaacCTTTAAGTAAACAAGCTCACGCCTCAGCGAGCATCAAATCGTGAAAAAAATGAGGTCAAATATGCATACTTCTTCAACAACGGATACATAATTGTTTAGATGATTTATGCAATGCGCAACTCCGTTTTGATAACACTTACATTGAAacgtaaataaaaatattaaGTCAAAACAATATATTCAGATAGTTATAAGAAattatattttgaaaactataaaTAAAGGAAATGAAAAGCTTATGAGTAGGAAATTGGACACGTGTAGTtggaaaaaaaaaggaaaaataacaTAGTAGGAAATTGGACACGTGTAGTtggaaaaaaaggaaaaataacaTTTGATAATGTACAAGTTTTAAATGAGAAATATCGTAAGTTTTTAGAGATCATAATATAACATTTCAATACAAGTTTCATATCCTTGTACATGGTTCTTTCATGTGTTGCAATCTAACACTATTTAGATGATACCATAAAGACATCAATTGCCGTTTCATACTCCTAACCAAAATCGTCCAAAGCTTTTCTTGAATTGATCCATACAGCAACAGAATTCCTACGCCAAAGTTCTGAACTACGGTAATATTTGGTTGGTTTTAGGTTAAATCGTAATTGTTACATTATTGCATCTTCTACTTTTGTTCTAATCTTCTTTAAAGTAAAATTGTATGATATAGGTTTGGTTCATCGGCTTTGATTTTTGAGTGGCTTTAAAATGTAATTGAACTAGAaaggtatttttttattttatattggtTTGATAACAACTTCAATTCCATAATATGTGGTTTAGATTATGTTTTGTTTACTGATTTTTTGATTTTGGAAGTCCTGTATTTTCATCGACATGTTATTGTCGAATTGGAAGAACAATTTACAATATCTCTAAAACTACAGGTATGTTTTATACTTTGAACATTAGTTATTAGTAcgtgatgacgggggtagcccaagaccaaataaaatgacttaAGTACATAAACGACCGAAAGGTTAAATGGTTCGAAGGTTAAAAAAGCTGTGAAGTGGGGAAAAGCAATGCGGAAACAGTAGCCAGTCACATCCAGGGATTGCTTCACCAACCACAGCCGCAAAAGCAACGCAGGTCTGCAGAGCAcatgctattatccaggggtcaaaaggcttcaaccccggAAAGGGCAAGCCCCTCGCTGCAAGCTAGGTCACTAGTCAAATGAATGCctctttgggagatgtcttctcctatataattgacacttcatttactgagTTGAGACATTCCGGATCAGACCTGTTTCCTTAAAACTCTGGTAATTCACATTGTGTACTTGCTTCATGCAAGTTACTCCCTTTCACATCCAACTCACACATATTCTATTTGTTTCTTCATCCGAATCTGAACACACTTCAGAGAAGGATCCTCagcaaacaacaaaaataaactagtgaacctccttccacgtcttgcaaacgtgggggaccccacgacatgcgttaggcaaggttagaCCCTttaacccttttgcctaaccatcCTCGCTGCTACatttggtctattatttgttgcttcaacaagttggcgcccaccgtggggctacgccgctatttctcctcgaaaagacctagtagtgtagctctttTCTCTTGAAATCACCATGTCTGAAAGTGGATCCCCGGGTGAAGTAAATCAGTTTCCAAACACTTCAACCCCGGGTAGCAGCCCAGCTCATGTGGCTATACCAACCTCTTTCTCaactccggggagcacacccgagtttcTTACCTTTAACACTCCAACTCCTTCCAGATCCGGAGTTCCTTCCCCTAATGTTGGCGTCACTGACACTCCAACGCGTATTGAACTTAACCCCGAGGGGGTTGCCAACAATTTCCTTGAGTTGAGGTCTCTCCTCAACCAGTATGTGAACAAAGAGAAGGATAAGGGAGTGAGGATTCATCTAGACTATGATGAGCCTGAACCAACGCTGTCTCCCGGACCTCCCGTTCCACCTTTTACAACCAGGAATGAGGCTGGCCCCAGTAATCCTCCAAATCCTGTTCCATATTTGTCTACAATGGCAAACCCTACAATACATCCTCTCTTTTCATCTCAGCCAGTTATGAGTGGTGCTCCTCTGGGCCATGAGCTGACCTTAGATCAGCTCCTACAGTCCCCAGTAACAAGCTTTCCAGCTTCTACAACAACTTCATGGGAACAAGCCCTGTCCGTGCTTCCATTGGCATGAAGTGTAGTTATGAGCACCCCCCTTGGAGTTAGCTGCCCAGTTGCACCTGGAAGCCTCCAAGGCTTCAACACTATGTCCCagatgatgacccagatgatggccagcTTCCCGTGGaaacacttcatcaatcaagtgctagCCTCTCAGGGGAACAACAATGGTAATAACAACGTGGGTATAAGGGTCGAAGAAGACTTGGCCAAACCCTataagccaagtaacctttcatgcttttcacagcaaatagccgattatgattttcaaacaaAGATCAAGATGCCGTCCCAcgtcagaacgtatgatgggtcTGAGGACCCAGAGGACCATCTTCAAATCTTCACCGGTGCAGCAAGGATTGAGAAgtggtcaaatgctgaatgttgtcTAATGTTTATGCAAACCCTTATCGGATCTGCCAGGATCTGGTTCAACGATTTACCTGctcgaagcattcgaagcttcgatGATCTTAGCAAGGGTTTTCTAGCCAACTTCTCCTAACAAAGACGATATGTCAAAGATGCGACAGTgatttttcaaataaaacaacgtgaCAATGAAAGTCTTCGTGAGTTTATCGAAcgatacaagaaggaaggtctGACCTATGTAGGGGCAGATGAAAAAATGAGGGTAGCCGGTTTCATGAACGCTATCACCTCGAAATATCTCATAAAAGATTTCATCAAATCCCTGT
This genomic interval carries:
- the LOC110943129 gene encoding uncharacterized protein LOC110943129 encodes the protein MSESGSPGEVNQFPNTSTPGSSPAHVAIPTSFSTPGSTPEFLTFNTPTPSRSGVPSPNVGVTDTPTRIELNPEGVANNFLELRSLLNQYVNKEKDKGVRIHLDYDEPEPTLSPGPPVPPFTTRNEAGPSNPPNPVPYLSTMANPTIHPLFSSQPVMSGAPLGHELTLDQLLQSPVTSFPASTTTSWEQALSVLPLA